The following coding sequences lie in one Arachis hypogaea cultivar Tifrunner chromosome 4, arahy.Tifrunner.gnm2.J5K5, whole genome shotgun sequence genomic window:
- the LOC112796834 gene encoding putative respiratory burst oxidase homolog protein H isoform X1: protein MSLPERGKDESKWILESIEVVDPMADVPLEDHDDNKKSNVNGSPESMVVKFPNEASLSNNGDNIRHRNNNNNNNNNNNNNGGGGSVKMERVQSGAARGLKGLRFLDRSVTGKENDAWKSIGKRFNQNAVDGKISKDKFGTCIGMGAESKEFAGELYEALARRRNICAENGVTLDELRVFWEDMTNKDLEARLQVFFDMCDKNGDGRLSEEEVREVILLSAAANKLGNLKQHASTYAALIMEELDPDQNGYIEMWQLETLLREMASAEEGTGVKCNTKNQELTKAMIPSMYRTPLRKFFNKTREFVLDKWKKIWVISLWIAINIALYSWKFMQYRDTREFKVMGYCLCSAKGAAETLKFNMALIVLTMCRNTLTRLRGTFLNRIIPFDDNINFHKMIAVGVVIGTVVHVGMHVTCDFPRIQSCPKRKFMSILGPNFNYKQPTYLEIVLSIPGTTGIAMVLIMAFVFTLATHYFRRSIVKLPSPLHRLAGFNAFWYAHHLLIGVYVLLVIHGYYLFLTKDWRKKTTWMYLVVPLILYSTERLHPFVNREDHRVSVIKAILYTGNVLALYMTKPAGFKYKSGMYLFIKCKDISKFEWHPFSITSAPGDDYLSVHIRTLGDWTTELRKRFEQVCGPQNVETRPGALQRMQTRVTSGKDPSQAGYPKILIKGPYGAPAQNYKNYDVLLLIGLGIGATPMISILKDILSHMKGGNLEQGSTHGNNSLEEGKKCPNRAYFYWVTREQASFEWFKGVMDDVAEYDQDGIIEMHNYLTSVYAEGDARSALIGMIQKLQHAKNGLDVVSESRIRTHFARPNWKKVFTDLTSQHENSRIGVFYCGSPTLTPTLRNLCKEFSLNSSTRFAFHKENF, encoded by the exons ATGTCACTACCAGAACGAGGGAAAGATGAATCAAAATGGATTCTTGAGAGCattgaggttgttgatccaatgGCGGATGTGCCATTAGAAGATCACgatgataataaaaaaagtaaCGTAAATGGAAGCCCAGAAAGCATGGTGGTGAAGTTTCCCAATGAGGCTTCATTGAGCAATAATGGTGACAATATAAGGcataggaataataataataataataataataataataataataatggtggtggTGGCAGTGTCAAGATGGAGAGGGTTCAATCAGGTGCAGCTAGAGGGCTTAAGGGTTTACGGTTCCTTGATAGATCAGTAACAGGAAAGGAAAATGATGCATGGAAGTCTATTGGGAAGCGCTTTAATCAGAATGCTGTTGATGGGAAGATCTCTAAAGACAAATTCGGAACATGCATTG GTATGGGGGCAGAATCAAAGGAGTTTGCAGGGGAGTTGTACGAGGCACTGGCGCGGCGAAGGAACATTTGTGCAGAAAATGGTGTAACTCTGGATGAACTCAGAGTATTCTGGGAGGACATGACTAATAAAGATCTTGAAGCAAGACTTCAAGTGTTCTTTGACAT GTGTGACAAGAATGGGGATGGTAGGCTATCAGAAGAAGAGGTTAGAGAG GTTATATTATTGAGCGCGGCCGCAAATAAACTAGGAAATCTCAAACAACATGCTTCTACTTACGCAGCTTTGATCATGGAAGAGCTTGACCCTGATCAAAATGGATATATAGAG ATGTGGCAGCTAGAAACTCTGCTAAGAGAAATGGCCAGTGCTGAAGAAGGCACAGGTGTGAAATGTAATACTAAAAATCAAGAATTGACTAAAGCTATGATTCCAAGCATGTATAGAACTCCTCTTAGAAAGTTCTTCAATAAAACAAGAGAATTCGTACTAGACAAATGGAAAAAGATATGGGTTATCTCACTTTGGATAGCAATAAACATTGCTCTTTACAGTTGGAAGTTTATGCAGTACAGAGACACAAGAGAATTCAAAGTCATGGGATACTGTCTCTGCTCTGCAAAGGGTGCTGCTGAGACTCTGAAGTTCAACATGGCTCTCATTGTTCTTACAATGTGCAGAAACACTCTTACTAGGCTAAGAGGAACATTTCTTAACCGAATCATCCCTTTTGATGATAACATAAACTTCCATAAGATGATCGCTGTCGGGGTAGTCATTGGGACTGTGGTTCATGTAGGGATGCATGTTACTTGTGATTTTCCAAGAATACAATCTTGTCCGAAAAGGAAGTTTATGTCGATTCTTGGGCCTAATTTCAACTATAAGCAGCCTACCTACCTAGAAATTGTTCTTAGTATTCCTGGCACAACAGGAATTGCTATGGTTTTGATTATGGCATTTGTTTTCACTCTAGCAACACATTATTTCAGAAGAAGTATTGTGAAGTTACCTTCTCCTCTGCATCGTTTGGCCGGTTTCAACGCATTCTGGTACGCGCATCATTTGCTTATCGGTGTTTATGTGCTTCTCGTCATACATGGCTACTATCTTTTTCTCACCAAAGATTGGCGCAAGAAAACT ACTTGGATGTACCTTGTTGTTCCCCTAATTCTCTATTCTACTGAGAGACTGCATCCATTTGTTAACCGTGAAGATCATCGCGTTAGCGTGATTAAG GCAATATTATACACAGGAAATGTTCTAGCACTGTACATGACTAAACCTGCAGGATTCAAGTATAAAAGTGGAATGTACCTTTTTATCAAATGCAAAGATATATCCAAGTTTGAATG GCATCCTTTCTCCATCACCTCTGCGCCCGGAGATGATTACTTGAGTGTCCATATTAGAACCCTCGGAGACTGGACGACCGAGCTTAGAAAACGATTCGAGCAG GTTTGTGGGCCTCAGAATGTAGAAACAAGACCAGGAGCACTTCAGAGAATGCAAACTAGGGTAACTTCAGGCAAAGACCCATCACAAGCAGG TTATCCAAAGATACTCATTAAAGGACCATATGGAGCCCCAGCACAAAACTATAAGAACTATGATGTTCTCTTGCTAATAGGTCTTGGAATTGGTGCCACACCAATGATCAGTATTCTCAAAGATATCTTGAGCCACATGAAAGGAGGAAACCTTGAACAG GGAAGCACCCATGGTAATAATTCCTTAGAGGAAGGAAAGAAATGTCCTAATAGAGCATATTTCTATTGGGTAACAAGAGAGCAAGCTTCATTTGAATGGTTTAAAGGTGTTATGGATGATGTTGCAGAATATGATCAAGAT GGTATTATCGAAATGCACAACTACTTAACTAGTGTCTATGCCGAAGGTGATGCTAGATCTGCACTTATTGGCATGATTCAGAAGCTACAACACGCTAAAAATGGACTTGACGTGGTTTCAGAAAGCCGG ATACGGACTCATTTTGCAAGACCCAACTGGAAAAAAGTCTTTACTGATTTAACGAGTCAACATGAAAATAGTAGAATAG GTGTATTTTACTGTGGAAGTCCTACTCTTACACCAACATTGAGGAACCTTTGTAAAGAGTTTAGCCTAAACTCATCCACGCGCTTCGCTTTTCACAAGGAAAATTTTTAA
- the LOC112796834 gene encoding putative respiratory burst oxidase homolog protein H isoform X2, with translation MSLPERGKDESKWILESIEVVDPMADVPLEDHDDNKKSNVNGSPESMVVKFPNEASLSNNGDNIRHRNNNNNNNNNNNNNGGGGSVKMERVQSGAARGLKGLRFLDRSVTGKENDAWKSIGKRFNQNAVDGKISKDKFGTCIGMGAESKEFAGELYEALARRRNICAENGVTLDELRVFWEDMTNKDLEARLQVFFDMCDKNGDGRLSEEEVREVILLSAAANKLGNLKQHASTYAALIMEELDPDQNGYIEMWQLETLLREMASAEEGTGVKCNTKNQELTKAMIPSMYRTPLRKFFNKTREFVLDKWKKIWVISLWIAINIALYSWKFMQYRDTREFKVMGYCLCSAKGAAETLKFNMALIVLTMCRNTLTRLRGTFLNRIIPFDDNINFHKMIAVGVVIGTVVHVGMHVTCDFPRIQSCPKRKFMSILGPNFNYKQPTYLEIVLSIPGTTGIAMVLIMAFVFTLATHYFRRSIVKLPSPLHRLAGFNAFWYAHHLLIGVYVLLVIHGYYLFLTKDWRKKTTWMYLVVPLILYSTERLHPFVNREDHRVSVIKAILYTGNVLALYMTKPAGFKYKSGMYLFIKCKDISKFEWHPFSITSAPGDDYLSVHIRTLGDWTTELRKRFEQVCGPQNVETRPGALQRMQTRVTSGKDPSQAGYPKILIKGPYGAPAQNYKNYDVLLLIGLGIGATPMISILKDILSHMKGGNLEQGSTHGNNSLEEGKKCPNRAYFYWVTREQASFEWFKGVMDDVAEYDQDGIIEMHNYLTSVYAEGDARSALIGMIQKLQHAKNGLDVVSESRVYFTVEVLLLHQH, from the exons ATGTCACTACCAGAACGAGGGAAAGATGAATCAAAATGGATTCTTGAGAGCattgaggttgttgatccaatgGCGGATGTGCCATTAGAAGATCACgatgataataaaaaaagtaaCGTAAATGGAAGCCCAGAAAGCATGGTGGTGAAGTTTCCCAATGAGGCTTCATTGAGCAATAATGGTGACAATATAAGGcataggaataataataataataataataataataataataataatggtggtggTGGCAGTGTCAAGATGGAGAGGGTTCAATCAGGTGCAGCTAGAGGGCTTAAGGGTTTACGGTTCCTTGATAGATCAGTAACAGGAAAGGAAAATGATGCATGGAAGTCTATTGGGAAGCGCTTTAATCAGAATGCTGTTGATGGGAAGATCTCTAAAGACAAATTCGGAACATGCATTG GTATGGGGGCAGAATCAAAGGAGTTTGCAGGGGAGTTGTACGAGGCACTGGCGCGGCGAAGGAACATTTGTGCAGAAAATGGTGTAACTCTGGATGAACTCAGAGTATTCTGGGAGGACATGACTAATAAAGATCTTGAAGCAAGACTTCAAGTGTTCTTTGACAT GTGTGACAAGAATGGGGATGGTAGGCTATCAGAAGAAGAGGTTAGAGAG GTTATATTATTGAGCGCGGCCGCAAATAAACTAGGAAATCTCAAACAACATGCTTCTACTTACGCAGCTTTGATCATGGAAGAGCTTGACCCTGATCAAAATGGATATATAGAG ATGTGGCAGCTAGAAACTCTGCTAAGAGAAATGGCCAGTGCTGAAGAAGGCACAGGTGTGAAATGTAATACTAAAAATCAAGAATTGACTAAAGCTATGATTCCAAGCATGTATAGAACTCCTCTTAGAAAGTTCTTCAATAAAACAAGAGAATTCGTACTAGACAAATGGAAAAAGATATGGGTTATCTCACTTTGGATAGCAATAAACATTGCTCTTTACAGTTGGAAGTTTATGCAGTACAGAGACACAAGAGAATTCAAAGTCATGGGATACTGTCTCTGCTCTGCAAAGGGTGCTGCTGAGACTCTGAAGTTCAACATGGCTCTCATTGTTCTTACAATGTGCAGAAACACTCTTACTAGGCTAAGAGGAACATTTCTTAACCGAATCATCCCTTTTGATGATAACATAAACTTCCATAAGATGATCGCTGTCGGGGTAGTCATTGGGACTGTGGTTCATGTAGGGATGCATGTTACTTGTGATTTTCCAAGAATACAATCTTGTCCGAAAAGGAAGTTTATGTCGATTCTTGGGCCTAATTTCAACTATAAGCAGCCTACCTACCTAGAAATTGTTCTTAGTATTCCTGGCACAACAGGAATTGCTATGGTTTTGATTATGGCATTTGTTTTCACTCTAGCAACACATTATTTCAGAAGAAGTATTGTGAAGTTACCTTCTCCTCTGCATCGTTTGGCCGGTTTCAACGCATTCTGGTACGCGCATCATTTGCTTATCGGTGTTTATGTGCTTCTCGTCATACATGGCTACTATCTTTTTCTCACCAAAGATTGGCGCAAGAAAACT ACTTGGATGTACCTTGTTGTTCCCCTAATTCTCTATTCTACTGAGAGACTGCATCCATTTGTTAACCGTGAAGATCATCGCGTTAGCGTGATTAAG GCAATATTATACACAGGAAATGTTCTAGCACTGTACATGACTAAACCTGCAGGATTCAAGTATAAAAGTGGAATGTACCTTTTTATCAAATGCAAAGATATATCCAAGTTTGAATG GCATCCTTTCTCCATCACCTCTGCGCCCGGAGATGATTACTTGAGTGTCCATATTAGAACCCTCGGAGACTGGACGACCGAGCTTAGAAAACGATTCGAGCAG GTTTGTGGGCCTCAGAATGTAGAAACAAGACCAGGAGCACTTCAGAGAATGCAAACTAGGGTAACTTCAGGCAAAGACCCATCACAAGCAGG TTATCCAAAGATACTCATTAAAGGACCATATGGAGCCCCAGCACAAAACTATAAGAACTATGATGTTCTCTTGCTAATAGGTCTTGGAATTGGTGCCACACCAATGATCAGTATTCTCAAAGATATCTTGAGCCACATGAAAGGAGGAAACCTTGAACAG GGAAGCACCCATGGTAATAATTCCTTAGAGGAAGGAAAGAAATGTCCTAATAGAGCATATTTCTATTGGGTAACAAGAGAGCAAGCTTCATTTGAATGGTTTAAAGGTGTTATGGATGATGTTGCAGAATATGATCAAGAT GGTATTATCGAAATGCACAACTACTTAACTAGTGTCTATGCCGAAGGTGATGCTAGATCTGCACTTATTGGCATGATTCAGAAGCTACAACACGCTAAAAATGGACTTGACGTGGTTTCAGAAAGCCGG GTGTATTTTACTGTGGAAGTCCTACTCTTACACCAACATTGA